The genomic segment CATGGCAGCACTTTGTCTTGCCCTCGGCTTAGGTGTGAAACCAGGATGttcttttaacaaacaaacagagtcACTAGGACTGCCACGTATCATCTCATCTTTCACAGTAATTTTGGTACAAGTAAATCCAGATTTGTCAGTGAGACAGGATTTATGGCAATATTTAAGACATTTCCAGAAAAGAGGCAATTGTTGATGAATTCAGTGTTAAAAAACTCAGTtcatcatctcttttttttctggacaATGGTCCATTGTGAATACTGAGTCATATCATTATTCTGTCGTTGTAGACATCAGCTACGGACAATGCTGCGTGTCTATCGATAGTTACCATCCACCTTCCTCTGTTTGTCTGATCTCATGGTTCTGTAAGGGTGGAGGGATGTTTGACACTCTGCATGAGTGGTTCTGGTGGGACAGAATCTGGCTGCCTGTGAACCTGACGTGGGCTGACCTGGAGGACAGGGACGGCCGGGTGTATGCCAAAGCCTCACATCTGTACGTCACTGTCCCTTACGCCTTTGCCTTCTTACTCATCAGATACCTGTTCGAGAGGTAAGATCAATCAATGCACCTGCTCTCCCAAACTGGACTAACAGCCTGTCCCTCTCTGTTCAAAGATTCAACAgtacattacagtttttttagGAAACATCTCTAAATAGTTGAACAAACAGTTAATACATTCTACAAATGTGTATTGTCTGTGTATCCCAGGCCTGGTATATCTTAATCTGTGCCATAGAGCTCAGTTGTGAAAATGTTCATGCTGAAATCACATTAGTGAGTAACAACTACACATTTGTTAGCCATTTTTGGAGATTTATATCAAGACCCAGGGACTTGGGTATGAGAGCCATGCACAGACAGGGTAGGTCATCAGAAGTTATGGAAACATCCTAAAACATTGCAGGGTTGGGTGTTTTCATACTTgttcataaaaagaaaaagagcaaagtgtggaggagctgctggtcaCCTTGGTAAGTTTCTTCACTTTCAAAAGCTACAGAATGACGCAATTGAGTATCCTGAACCCTTACAGTCTGGGCCACAACACAGAAACCCCAGTCTCAGATGTCACAGTCTTGGTCTTTGTATGCTCAAGCCTGTGTGTATTTCATGTGTTGCAGGTGGATAGCAACACCACTTGCATTCTCTGTTGGGATCAAGCAGAAGATAAATCTGAAAGCAGAGGATAACCCCATCCTGGAAGCCTACTACACTACTCAGTATAGAAAGCCTTCTCAGGTAAACACAGTCAGTCTCAAATATAATATATGTGCTAGTTTAGGTATCATTAATGTTAAGTGTTCAAGAACTGgattgtgtttgatttgttgttttgccTGACACGTATGCTGCTTTTGGTCCCCTGATgtaatcaaaatattatcatAACTCAGTGTCAACCATAATACTGCAAGATACTGGAGATTAAAGATATCCCACAATAACTCGTTAAGACTTttagaagagaagagaaatgcACCTCACAAATCCATTGTTGGATTTGatagaaataaattaaattaaatacaaaaaaggcCAAATTGTTGATCCAAACAGAactatctctctataaaagcaaggaatctctgtctgtctgtctgtttgtctgtctgtctgtgtatgtgtgtgtgcctcaaatatctctgcagatcaggatcagactgacctgagacttttaacatggctgctgcgtggttcaagggtgtgcgactttgcgtttgtttggactgcaatgataccgttaataaattatttcataaatgctttacaaattccgcgagcattgtccaccggagccaatcactgcacaccgtagccatgtgcgcaccagagccaatcactgcagagctcaagccacgacataccttaagaaacaagcagatttatacctgcagcggcgccagctggaccgggattttgccagcggttcggtcccgttctgttctgttctgttctgttctgtgcgtctaaactgactgttgtggattaatgagactaaaagagtctggaccgagtctgttcgggtctgaggagatccggtgacccgcggacaacaaagtggaatcggaaactgtggatgttcgtgtgtagctagccgctagcccacccacacgcccacctcccgagtcaaCGGACCGGACCCATcagcacgtccaaaaccagacctagggtaaataatgtcgccacgctttttcgcgaacattgccgtcacgtttgctttgtgtctggtgcaggaagaaacggtaaaaacgggcttttgtcacaaaagtgtccaagcagcaagtttggttgttgaggaacgggaagttgtgtgagggacgccggtgtgacagtttaactggcgttcatttcaACTGGCGacggtcccagatgtgctggaggtgtggcttgagaatcccgtctggagaggggtcctcggccatgtccgctaaccaggaaaaacattcagatcaccctgctcatcgatccaagtcatgtatatggttattcattttgacgtggcttgaacactactactccacacggagatgccggggctgcgacctgcaaaccagtgttagacgagcgctacagagcacagtgacagtgtaggtgactgtgtcgATGCCTGTCCAAAAAAAACGCAACTGTCAATAAATCGtacaaaagtgcatgttgtcggtcttatatctttgtcgtgaatgtctgtacttaCACACAGCTGGTGGGTGGAACAGTCGGAGGCATTTGTTCATGCCGATTGAGTTTGAGATCAGCTTCGAGACCGCTGTTCGCTGTGGCGctgagtgcgcagcgtccaggttaacttgtgacactgTTATCATTGGGTATTTatttcattccgcactgcgttcaaatggttcaTTAAAGTCatcgttcccagccgcatacatcgttattaagctgaagccaAGTCAATGTGAAAACTGACTGTATACACTGTCACACAGCCTGCtcgtctgcagagtacgttgacatccagcctgAACTCAGCGGGAGGTCAGCTGAGGCAAAGCCTGAGACGACCAGATCAatctgtgatacaaacacctgtatcgaccatttatgaaataaaataactaGCCTTCAACAAATAGAAACAGAGTAGCAATATAGAACCATATATGCAGACCTCCTTAAGTCCtccctgtgtttgtgaaaattTACAAAAGCCTGTGCTCTCCTCCCCACAAGCCCGACGCAGCGCTGACAGGTCAtctgtaaacacagacaaaaagaaattaCAGTACAGACACAAATGTTTCAGTATATCTGGTGGAGTAGTATATACCAGTGTTAGTCATCAGGGCCGTTGCCATTTCGAGCCTCATGCGGTTCACACTCTGCTGGTCCACAGGGTAGTCTATCTTTTCCTCCAGTAGGATCTGCTCTGCAAGCTGAAAAGTAACTGCTCAGTATCAGAAAATTGACTTATCCTGATGATGGATTGGCAAAGACATAGTCAAAATGTTACcttgcatacaaacacaccacaTGATGTGGAGTCCAGCTGCCTCAGGTGGTCCAATGTGGAGCAGGCCCATCGTCCAATGGCTGGACAATGTCTACGAACAAGTGCTCTACACAGACAAAACATTGATCACAGCTCATTATTTCTAACCTCAGCCCATTTAAGATCTTCACCAATTAAATGTCAATTAACTGGTGTTAAAACAACTTCACAAGGACAACAGGACACAGATAATGatgtaatgtgttgtgttgctgccACAATATCATCCAAGGGTAAGGAATACATCATTAGAGTTGACATTTCACTCACCTTGTCACATCCCTGCAGTGGTCCACCTGTTGTTTTATTGCCCCAAATGGGTCCACATACAGGGCTCTGTTCTCCCGCAGATACATTATCTATGGAAATGCAAATGATGATTACAGCCATCCACTTGTACACCAAAAAGTCACATGATTTGTATCCACTCAGTTAACAATTACTCACAACAAGAGTCCAGTGTCCCTGATGACATACAGCTCCAGCTGCCACGTCGTGGTTGACAAGATCcagctaaaaacaaaaaacatgttttacacagagACATCTCAATGTATAAAATGTCACTACATAGGAATTGGCAGACATGGTACTTACTCTTTTATATTGTTTCTGGGATCCCTGCCAGACGTCAGACATGGCgtcatatacatatacatgacttggatcgatgagcagggtgACCGGGATGTTTTTCCTGGTcagcggacatggccgaggacccctctccagaccACAAgccacacctgcagcacacctgggaccgtCGCCAGTTGAAATGAACggcagttaaactgtcacaccagcggtgatacagacagtgacagagatggcgagttttgagagttgagagatttgtgacatttagcatgtttggagtgtatagttagtgtgtaatgtagtgttttgtgtagtgtgtttagtgtgtagtgtagtcgtttttttgtgttgtgagtcaaaacaatgaggagactgctgaatgtggtgcaggcaggaatgagctgaggagcctgaggcattgcctgcatttaaatgttaatagttacatataactttgtaaatttcataaacttatgcacagatttagcaaacaacaatttatatttgcattataactaatgcaattggttcattaaacatatttgtggttttcacagtaaaaaatcgaactttttcctactctgatgttatgttattttgtgattttaggtccatagtgttaatataatatgtcaaaatgaaaaaaatatctgtacagtcacacatgtgaggttgtgctgaaaataatgacaacaaacaaggcaaggtaaatagttattaaggtgaaatataatggtatgatcaaaagtagtcaaaaacagccaattatatccctgacgtcccaccttcaaacacaacctcatttggccatccatgaaaagctacttaacctcccacttttctataggaatacatgcttcctacgggcaatgcactagtttaCCTTGATGGCAACATAACACCACAGAGCCACACAGTCcagattttgtgtttatttttcatccCTCGCTAATCTTTGAGCAGCATAACAAGAATGTTACTaaatctgcctttttttcacaaaacttgTCTCAGTTACTTTATCACTGCAAAGTTCTTTTCACTGGCCTGTCAATAAAATCAACGAGGGCTCTTCATTTGGTCAAGACACAGCAGCCAAAGTCCTCAAAAGAACTATAAATGCTGATCATATTTCATTTGCCCTGATGTCTTTTCATTGCTTACCAATACATGCCAGAGCTGATTTTATCATCTCGTCATCTTTGAATCCATCTCACAAGGCTTTAAATGTACTGGACCTCCTGGTGATCTGGTCCTTTTACAGAGTGTGCTCTGTTGTGTCCACATTacagcaccttttttttttttttgaatcaaTGTCCTTATATACTACTTACTTTACAAGCCTCCCTATTGACTGCATTCATTGACTCATTGAAAGTACAACCATGATCAGtctatactgtgtgtgtgtgtgtgtgtgtgtgtgtgttcacgacGTGCTTCCAGGCAGACATTGACGGGCTGTCGAAGAAAAGCAGTTTGTCAGTGAGACAAGTTGAGCGCTGGTTCAGAAGACGACGCAGTCAGGACCGTCCTGGAGTGCTGAAGAAGTTCAGAGAAGCCAGGtcactagtgtgtgtgtgtgtgcgtgtgtgtgtgtgtgtgtgtaatgcaCACCTCTAACTGCCACAGACTTAGTCTATACATCGTTGTCTCTCTTGTGCCTCCTACAGCTGGAGGTTTGTCTTCTACCTGTTCGCGTTCATTGGAGGAACAACAGCATTATACGATGTGAGTAGCTCATATGATCGAAACTAcccagaggaaatgaaaattggaaaagagatctcagtagtgtctcattcatttctcctagacaactatgagatctctgtgagaccaaagtgaggctgtggctgatttctcctgtttctcaattgtttctcttgagaaacaggtgcagaaaagctcaacttgggctccctgtaagtttcaaaggagatctcatcaagctctcaatgaagtttcagaatgtctccccagtacTGGAAAGGAGccaggtttaagcggtaaagtctcaagtctcacgtattgctcctaaggaattttaggagaaacaaatgagaaatgtttgagaccaaaaaagactacaacgagactgaaatgagaactctcattgagctcctttacagctccatagccataaaggagcaagctttgagcagtaacattttcctctgggtaagggcatctatctatctatctatctatctatctatctatcatatTCCAAGTCATAGTATTTTAAGAATACATTACGTAATAAGAATTTATCTCCATATTTTGCAGAAAGAATGGTTTTATGACACCCAGGAAGTATGGATGGGTTTTCCAAagcaggtttgttttttgtttttgttgttatttttaaatgcacCATATACCATCATATTAACATCAGAATATTATTCAGGTTTTGATACAGACTCTATAAAACCTGTTGAGTtgtttaatttcactttatcCTTAGTATTATATAATATACATCTCAGTATGAAACTTTAGTCATGTGGTAACAGACTACCACATGACTAAAGTGGTAGTCTGTTACCACATGACTTTTAGTTgtcccaaaaaagaaaatgagtcattatctactcacctgcatgctgatggaaagtcatgTGAAGTTTCGttgtccacagaacatttctggagcttcacagcgaaacagCGTTGTAACATtcacctaaacaactgaagtaaccggggatttgttttaaaaatgacatgaaaaacaTAAAGCTCATCTAGCgctctgtttcctaccgtaatcaccgatcagcgcagcctcagtttggagaagcagagagctgctccagcacagacgctcagctttgtactgcagtgaacggggttcagatGCAGAGCGAATCttaagcacctaaaacaaggctcacctaaaaaaaacctatatcagttcaagtgtacgttgtatagagaaaattcacagcactttacatcgctgtcagactgccctttcttttggcactacattttctcaaccgtagaacctctgtatccctacgcattaacGCAACTGGGCCTAGCACTGTATTTGCAGCTCACAGATTATCTGTTAATGTGTTACGCTAATgggtagggatacggaggttctacggttgagaaaatgtagtgccaaaagaaacggcggtctgacggcgatgtaaagtgGTTAGTGGttacttgaactgttatagatttttttaggtgagccttgttttaggtggtttaaatttcgctttttctctggactcTGGGTGAGCGTGTGATTCCACAGTAATAAAATTATTGCAGTTGTCCACTCAccgtccccgcagctgcagttcagccactttaacagccaacttcaatacaattgtccatctccctcttcttctgtctcatctttgggccttttccttttttctttgcaaagaagCTTTCTGAGgacgtttgttttccactaatctcagctagcttgatttttAAGGGTATACCGctccgtgactgaaacaggtaccTGTCAAGTGCGCCAAGAGGAACAGATGGATGTTGTTAAAAAAGAATCagtttttcaaataaaacaactttccgagtatCAATCAATATATAAATAcgtcaatataacggaaataaaataacgcatttattctttctctgtggcccggtaccaaacgacccatggaccggtaccggtccacggcccggtggttggggaccactgctttatatgaccccacttcaaaaaacctgaactatccctttttaattaaaagtgaaaGCAAAGCAGCACAtgtttttaagatattttttttccttatttagaATGCTTTCACGAGTGGGGACAGAATGAAATAAATCTAGCTGAAAAGGGACTTCATTGCAAATAATATGATGTAATTCGGCTAAACACACTGTGAAGAATATATCCCATGGCTATATTATCAGCCTATTTGCCTTTGAAAAATGGAGTTGAGTGTGAGGTAACGTGAACAGTTGATTCAGCTACAGTTCCTTCCTTCCAGCTAAAGGGTCTAGAACAGCCCTCAGGGAACAaccttttgtttgtgtgtctaagATTCACTGtggcttcatgttacaagtTGTCTCGATCTCTTTctgactctgtgtctgtgtctctctgtcggCAGTCCATGCTGGAATCGCAGTACTGGTATTACATCTTGGAGTTGAGCTTCTATGGCTCTcttctcttcagtgttgccTTTGATGTCAAgagaaaggtgagaaaatgtttGAGAGTGGGTCAATGTCCAGCACTGCTAATGCATACATTTTCTGCTTGCATTTATGATTAGAGactgagagtgagagagggcgTGCTTAAGAGAGGAAGTGTGCAGTGAGCATATATGCatacaaactaaacaaaccaAGACTGAGGCCTTTTGGTTTCACTAACACTTAACCTGCACTGCTGTGCACAAACCCTGAGCTTAGTGAGAGTGTTCATCTGCTCTTATCTTGCTGGGCCTGACGTCAGTTTTTGAAAAAGTGAATCACTAAATTCTTAAGTCTATTCTGCACAAACTAGGCAACTTTATACAGCACTAATCCGCTTTATGTAAACCCTCACAGTGCAGTCATACGAAGttgcacaaaacaaacaaaaaatagttacagactacagctttaagtGCAATTTTTGATTATACTTcacacattttctattttataatgcattttttcatttgatttatctTATTTACAACTGGGTTATCAATGCTAACAGCAGTAATTGGTTGACCCAGAGTGAACAGTATGTATCCATGTTAACATATGTATGGTcaacttttacttgtacttttgagaCGTAAGTAACTACCATACTACAatactttatacttttattagagtaatattttaacaagaTACCTTTACTTTCACTCAAATATTACTtatgggtactttttacaataCTGCTAGTATGGCACCAACCTTCCTGAATGGACTCAGCTTTATAAGCCTTCATGTTCACTATGAACTCCAAACGAACAATGACTCACTGTACTCAACTCAACTAATCTCATTTGCCAAAGACTATGTGTTAATCTCTCCACAAGCAGCCTTGTGGCAATTGACTGCCTGACAcagatgaataagaaaaattattttgtttacatgtgccatgcatgcaccttgagcatggcaacatttagcctatcagCCGGAGCtctggatacaagggccaatcagatgaagccccagctagccattagctaccctgacaaaattcATCACTGATCGGCttcagtttggtggtgattgccaggttatgatggctgagggaggagagaaaagcgatgaaaatgtggtcgacgaagaccttgtggtgaaaagaaacagcacttctgctagaTGGACTTATTTTGGCTTCAGGAGAGATGACGTGTTAaaaacacaggtactgtgtaaaacatgtcaagcagttgttgcaacttctagaggaaacacaaccaaccttcatcaccacctgcaatacaaccataaagacctacaagaacaattcaaaactaacattagccatcattaactgtatagttgataatatgcaaacttcaatatttgtttattcatcGCAAGTTATACCAtcatcgcaatattgaacagttttatcgcacatcgcagattttcctcatttCGTGCAGGCCTAATGGTAACTGACtgtgactttattttttcaggACTTTCAGGAACAAATCATCCACCACTTGGCCACACTGGTCCTCTTATCATTTTCCTGGTGTGTCAACTACATTCGTATAGGAACACTGGTCATGCTCGTCCATGATGCCTCTGATGTTTTGCTTGAGGTCAGTCACAACCACACAGTATTGATACTGGATTACTTTGCAAAGACCCTGATTGTACATTTTGCTAACCTTTCACATATATTTCTTTCTACAGCAGTTTTCTTCAAATCTGTTTGTGCTCTGTATGTCTAACTGATATGACTGTGTTGCTGTTGATCCTCAAACATCATAATTGATATTGTTCCAGAACCATC from the Sparus aurata chromosome 4, fSpaAur1.1, whole genome shotgun sequence genome contains:
- the cers3a gene encoding ceramide synthase 2 — encoded protein: MFDTLHEWFWWDRIWLPVNLTWADLEDRDGRVYAKASHLYVTVPYAFAFLLIRYLFERWIATPLAFSVGIKQKINLKAEDNPILEAYYTTQYRKPSQADIDGLSKKSSLSVRQVERWFRRRRSQDRPGVLKKFREASWRFVFYLFAFIGGTTALYDKEWFYDTQEVWMGFPKQSMLESQYWYYILELSFYGSLLFSVAFDVKRKDFQEQIIHHLATLVLLSFSWCVNYIRIGTLVMLVHDASDVLLESAKLFNYAKWEKTCQTLFVLFAIVFMVTRLIIFPFWLIHCTWVYPVHHYPAFFGYYFFNVMLVVLLCLHIFWAYLILCMIRKFMIGSLTRDERSDNEEEDEEDSSPTEDESEEQHKLGNGLAADEKEDKNGCFGCLSPPETICRSKTVY